ACCATGGCTACCCCGCACGAATCGTGTTCGAATGCGGAGTTGTACAGCCCGACGCGCTTGGGCGTCATTCCCACCTAACCCTTCAGCAGACGTTCTGCGCGGCCGCGTTTGCGGATTCGACGGGGCCGCACCCGGAGGTAGCGGGCGAGACCCCTTCGGTCTTGTCGGTCGGCTGTCCGTCAAGCGGAAACAGTCCGGTCAGGGCTTCGTCCGTGCGCCGCTGAACGCCTAACCCTGGAATCGGGCTCGACAAGTCGTAAAACGATATGACAAAACCCGCCTGACATGCCAACTTTCCCCAATACTAACCCGTCGAGCGGCGGCACCGTACCTGCAGCGCGGCCAGCGACCAACCACGATGTCACGTGCAGCTTTCCCGGTCGACAATTGGCGGCGCTACCTGCGTGCCGAGCCGATCGCTAGCCACAGGAAACACTTAGATAAGTTTGCTGCGGTAGCTACAGGACACCCCTGGTTGCCGCTTGCAGCGGCGCGAGCAGCCGCCGGAACGGCGGGTATCCGTGTTGTTGCGTGGGGAAGTCGGCGCGGCGGCAACGCCGTGGAGCCCCCCAGAGTTTGCACAATACTAATAAGAGTCTAAAACAGACAACAAACTAGTCAGCCGCCGGTCCAGGACGGCCAACCCATCTCACGCGGCAGGCCGCCAACCGATACTGGGCGATACTGGTCAGCATCCGGCGTTGGCGGCCTGATCACGGGGCCTATCGGCCGCGCCCGCCCCAGCCGGCCACCGCCGGCGATCGGTCGCCTGTCAGCTGAGGAGCCCATGAACGAACGCGACGAATTCATGCGGGACCGGGTGCGGCCACACCAACCGGGCGCGCCTCGCGGATATCCGCCCCAATCGCGGTCCGGAGATCCCCGACCGGCACCGCCGCCCGCTGTCGTGCCCCGGCCCCACCCGCGTGCTGCTCCCCCTAAACCACCCGGGCCACCACCACCTGCGCCCGCACCGCGACGACAGCCCGATCCCCCGCCGCCGTTGCCGCACCCGGCGCAGGCTACGCCACGATCCGACATCCCGCAGCGCCCGGCACCGGACCGGCCCCGCCCAGTGCCGGACCCGCAGTCACCATCGCGCCAGCCGGCGCCGCACGCTGACGTCCCGCCGCCCGCGCCGAGCCCCTGGGCCGATCCCGCCCTGGCGCCGGTCCGCAGTCGGGCGCAACCCGGCGAGCGCGGTTGGCGACGCATCGCGCGGCTGGCCACCTTTGGCCTTGTCCACCCGGGCCCATCGGGCACGCAGCGCCAGGAGGCCGAGTTCGACTTGGCCATCCGCACCGTCCTGCATGGCAACCACAAGGTCGGCGTGGTGGGCAAGGGGGGTGTCGGAAAGACATCGGTGGCGGCTTGCGTCGGATCGGTCCTCGCCGAACTGCGCCGGCAGGACCGGATCGTCGCGATCGACGCCGACACCGCGTTCGGCAGGCTGAGTAGCAGAATCGATCCTTCGGTAGCCGACTCGTTCTGGGAGCTGACCGCCGACAAGAACCTGCAGTCGTTCACCGATGTCGCCGGGCGCCTGGGCAGGAATTCCGCCGGGCTGTACGTACTGGCGGGCCAGCCGGCACCCGGTCCGCGCCGGGTGCTCGATCCGGCGATCTACCGGGAAGCCGCGCTGCGGCTGGATCGCCATTTCGCGATCTCGGTTATCGACTGTGGCTCGTCGATGGACGCAGCGGTCACCCAAGAAGTCCTGCGTGATCTGGATGCGCTGATCGTGGTGTCCTCACCGTGGGCGGATGGCGCCTCCGCCGCTGCCAAGACCATCGAATGGTTGTCGGACCACGACCGCACGGGTTTGTTGCAACGCAGCATCGTGGTGCTCAACGATTCTGACGGGCACGCCGACAAGCGCACCAGGTCGGTGCTGGCCCGCGAATTCATCGAGCACGGACAGCTGGTGGTCCAGGTGCCCTTCGATCCCCATCTACGGCCCGGCGGCATCGTCGATGTGAGCCACGAAATGGCGCCAGCGACGCGGCTGAAGTTCCGGGAGATCGCGGCGACGGTCGCGCGGTACTTCGCGTCGCAACCCGATGGTGCGCGCGACAACCCGCCCCAGTAACCGGGCTGGTCGCCGGATCTCCTCGTGCACAACCCATGCTGCCCACCGCCAATCACCTCGGTGGCCTGACCCGCGACGAGCGGGCCGGTACGTGTCGGGCCGGCGCCGTGCGCGCCGACGGGTCCGCCGTCGCCACGATCTTGGCGACGAGACCGCCGCGGATGGTGAGCACAACAACGGCGAAGAGCCGCCGGTCACCGAACGCCAGCACCACCGGCTCCCCGGCCGGGCCGCTGACCAGCGTCACCCCCGGCCCCAGATAGCGCAGCAAGTTGGTGGCCACCTCGTGCGGCCCATGGCTGATCTGCGGTGGCGGCGGCGGGTCCGCCAGGACCGTCCCCGCCCCCCAGACCGTCGGATCCAAGACCGCGGTCAGCGCGGCGATATCGCCGTTGGCACATGCGGTGATGAACTTCTCGGTGACCAGCTGGTGCTCGGCCGGGGCCACTTCGCTCAACCTTGGTTGTGCCGTCGCGAACTTGGCGCGCGCGCGTCGCGCCAGCTGGCGGCAGGTGCCAACGGGGCGGCCGACGGTTTCGGCGATCGTGCCGAACGGGACGCCGAACACGTCGTGCAAGACGAAAGCCACCCGCTCAGCGGGACTGAGTCTGCGCAGGACTTCCAACAGTGCAGTGCGGATCTCGTCGTCGAGGGTGACCCGGTTAGCGGGGTCCAAGCGGCGTGACTCGCCAATCGTGGCCCGCCGGTCGGCAACGGCGGGGTCGCCGGGCCGTTCGTAGCGGGCTCGCGCCGAACGCAGCTGATCCAGGCAGAGCCGGCTGGTGACCACGGTAAGCCAGCCGCGGATATCGTCGATCCGGTTCGGATCCGCCCGTGAAAGCCGCAGGAACGCGTCTTGCGCCGCGTCTTCCGCGTCACCGACATCGCCGAGTATCTGGTACCCGAGATTGACCAGATACGAATGGTGATGTCGCCAGGCCTCGATGACCTGGTCGCTCGGTGCCGGTGATTGGTTCATGAGTCATCGACGATTCGTTGGCCAGAAAAGTTACTCCGCCGACTTTAGGCGGGATGTAACTTTCCCACCTTCCGGCGCGTCCTTGGTGAAGTAGCCGTCTCACCCGTAAGGAGGTGCGCTGTGACGATCGTCGTCGTGACCGGAGCGACCGGCCATGTCGGCCGCCCTCTGGTCACCGAACTGGCCGCCGCGGGCGCCCGAGTGCGGGCGATCACCCGCACCCCGCGCTGCGCCGACTTTCCCCCTGGCGTCGAGACGGTCTGCTCGGCGGCAGCGGCACTACCGGGAGCATCGGCGGTGTTCCTCAACTCCCGCGCGCTGGGCCAATCCCTCGCCGATGCGGTCGCCCGGTGTGTGGCCGCCGGAGTCACCAAGCTGGTTGCGCTGTCGGCCATCAATGTCGACGACGACTTCTCGCGGCAGCCATCGCGCTTCCGCGGGGACCGCAACGCGGAGGTTGAACAGCTCGCCGTCGACTCCGGGCTGGCCTGGGTAAGCCTGCGGCCCACGATGTTTGCCACAAACTTCAGCGGTATGTGGTCGGCGCAGATCCGTGCCGGTGATGTAGTGACCGGCCCGTATGCCGCGGCTTCCAACGCCCCGATCGCCGAGAGCGATGTTTCGGCGGTCGCGGCACGGGCCCTGCTCACCGACCACCTCGTGGGCCAGAAGATCGGGTTAACCGGTCCGCACGCGTTGACCAACGTAGAGCTCGTACAGACCATTGGCGCCGTCCTGAACCGTCCACTGCAGTATCGGGAAATACCGCCGGATGAGGCGCGGCGCCGATTTACCACCGTGGGTTTCACCGCCGAATTCGGGGAAGCCTATCTGGCCATGCTCGCGTCGACGGTCGGCGAACCCGCGCCGGTCACCCACAACGTGGCCAAGATCCTGGACCGCCCGGCGATCACGTTCGCTCAGTGGGTGTCCCAGCACCGTGACGTATTCACCAACCCGATCGAGCGGAGGTCCAGACATGGCTGACATTTTGAATCCCCAACCGCCCCGCTACCTCAAGCCAATGAACAAGGTCATGATGGCGGCGCAAAAGCTCGGGATACCGACCGGCCCCGCGATGGTGCTCACGGTGCCAGGCCGCAGGTCGGGTCGCCCGCGCAGCACACCGCTGACGCCGTTCGAATTTCGGGGCGGACTCTACGTTGTGGCCGGCTATCCCGGCGGGGACTGGGCGGCCAATGCCCGGGCCGCCCGCACCGGCACGCTGGCCCGGGGACGCCGGTCGCGACGGGTACACATCGTCGAGTTGACTGCCGAGGAAGCACGCCCGGTGCTGCGCGCGTTTCCTATTCAAGTGCCGGTCGGTGTCGCCTTCGCGAAGCGTTCCGGGATGGTGCGCGACGGCACGGCCGACGAATTCGAGGCACTGGCGGGAAGACTCGCCGTGTTCCGATTCGATCCGTTCGGCGGGCCGTAGGGCAACACGGCGCCCAACGTAGGCAGCGCGAGAAACCTCTTTCGATTCCTCGCGCTGTCTACATTCAGGGCATGTCACCGCCACCCCACCGCAGACCCCTCGAATCAGCGGCTCCCTGGCGGTTGCGTTATGCCGATTGGGCAGACACCCGGTGGTCACGCACGGGGTAACCGTTGCGCTCGGCCAGAGACCGCAGCTGACCCAACGCGAACGCC
The nucleotide sequence above comes from Mycobacterium decipiens. Encoded proteins:
- a CDS encoding MinD/ParA family ATP-binding protein, which gives rise to MNERDEFMRDRVRPHQPGAPRGYPPQSRSGDPRPAPPPAVVPRPHPRAAPPKPPGPPPPAPAPRRQPDPPPPLPHPAQATPRSDIPQRPAPDRPRPVPDPQSPSRQPAPHADVPPPAPSPWADPALAPVRSRAQPGERGWRRIARLATFGLVHPGPSGTQRQEAEFDLAIRTVLHGNHKVGVVGKGGVGKTSVAACVGSVLAELRRQDRIVAIDADTAFGRLSSRIDPSVADSFWELTADKNLQSFTDVAGRLGRNSAGLYVLAGQPAPGPRRVLDPAIYREAALRLDRHFAISVIDCGSSMDAAVTQEVLRDLDALIVVSSPWADGASAAAKTIEWLSDHDRTGLLQRSIVVLNDSDGHADKRTRSVLAREFIEHGQLVVQVPFDPHLRPGGIVDVSHEMAPATRLKFREIAATVARYFASQPDGARDNPPQ
- the sigI gene encoding RNA polymerase sigma factor SigI, translating into MNQSPAPSDQVIEAWRHHHSYLVNLGYQILGDVGDAEDAAQDAFLRLSRADPNRIDDIRGWLTVVTSRLCLDQLRSARARYERPGDPAVADRRATIGESRRLDPANRVTLDDEIRTALLEVLRRLSPAERVAFVLHDVFGVPFGTIAETVGRPVGTCRQLARRARAKFATAQPRLSEVAPAEHQLVTEKFITACANGDIAALTAVLDPTVWGAGTVLADPPPPPQISHGPHEVATNLLRYLGPGVTLVSGPAGEPVVLAFGDRRLFAVVVLTIRGGLVAKIVATADPSARTAPARHVPARSSRVRPPR
- a CDS encoding NAD(P)H-binding protein; the encoded protein is MTIVVVTGATGHVGRPLVTELAAAGARVRAITRTPRCADFPPGVETVCSAAAALPGASAVFLNSRALGQSLADAVARCVAAGVTKLVALSAINVDDDFSRQPSRFRGDRNAEVEQLAVDSGLAWVSLRPTMFATNFSGMWSAQIRAGDVVTGPYAAASNAPIAESDVSAVAARALLTDHLVGQKIGLTGPHALTNVELVQTIGAVLNRPLQYREIPPDEARRRFTTVGFTAEFGEAYLAMLASTVGEPAPVTHNVAKILDRPAITFAQWVSQHRDVFTNPIERRSRHG
- a CDS encoding nitroreductase family deazaflavin-dependent oxidoreductase translates to MADILNPQPPRYLKPMNKVMMAAQKLGIPTGPAMVLTVPGRRSGRPRSTPLTPFEFRGGLYVVAGYPGGDWAANARAARTGTLARGRRSRRVHIVELTAEEARPVLRAFPIQVPVGVAFAKRSGMVRDGTADEFEALAGRLAVFRFDPFGGP